The proteins below are encoded in one region of Ochotona princeps isolate mOchPri1 chromosome 24, mOchPri1.hap1, whole genome shotgun sequence:
- the PAPOLB gene encoding poly(A) polymerase beta, with the protein MMPFPVPAPGAPAPPPPKRYGISSPISLATPKETDCALTQKLIETLRPFGVFEEEEELQGRSLILEKLNKLVKEWIREVSASKSLPEVLVESVGGRLFTFGSYRLGVHTKGADIDALCVAPRHVDRSDFFTSFYDKLKLQEEVKDLRAVEEAFVPVIKLCFDGVEIDILFARLALQTIPEDLDLRDDSLLKNLDIRCIRSLNGCRVTDEILHLVPDMDNFRLTLRAIKLWAKCHNIYSNILGFLGGVSWAMLVARTCQLYPNAVASTLVRKFFLVFSEWEWPNPVLLKEPEERNLNLPVWDPRVNPSDRYHLMPIITPAYPQQNSTYNVSVSTRRVMVEEFKQGLAITHEILLNKAEWSKLFEAPSFFQKYKHYIVLIASAPTEKQHLEWVGLVESKIRILVGSLEKNEFITLAHVNPQSYPAPKEKPEQEEFCTMWVIGLVLKRPENSEVLSVDLTYDIQSFTDTVYRQAINSKMFEMDMKVAAMHLRKKELQELLPNHVFQKKKTHPAEGVTLTATSDDGSVGTDSEDSVSTPLPTGLLTGSSQDTSSPAPPILPVSLANGQTPEVVLPQGSPDEDSGAVSGEGIPQVASQPAGSPPPKPRVTRVVSSPCLLSHPPMPSGNAAAGIPNPIVGI; encoded by the coding sequence ATGATGCCCTTCCCGGTGCCGGCCCCGGGAGCgccggcgccgccgccgcccaAGCGCTACGGCATCTCCTCGCCCATCAGCCTGGCCACCCCCAAGGAGACGGACTGCGCGCTCACCCAGAAGCTCATCGAGACCCTGCGGCCCTTCGGCGTGttcgaggaggaggaggagctgcagggcCGGAGCCTGATCCTGGAGAAGTTGAACAAGTTGGTGAAGGAGTGGATCCGCGAAGTCAGTGCGAGCAAGAGCCTGCCCGAGGTGCTGGTGGAGAGCGTGGGCGGCCGGCTCTTCACCTTCGGCTCCTACCGCCTGGGCGTGCACACCAAGGGCGCCGACATCGACGCGCTGTGCGTGGCGCCCAGGCACGTGGACCGCAGCGACTTCTTCACCTCCTTCTACGACAAGCTGAAGCTGCAGGAGGAGGTGAAGGACCTGCGGGCCGTGGAGGAGGCGTTCGTGCCGGTCATAAAGCTGTGTTTTGATGGGGTAGAGATCGACATTTTGTTTGCAAGGTTGGCACTGCAGACCATTCCAGAAGACTTGGATTTGAGGGATGACAGTTTGCTCAAGAACTTAGATATCAGATGCATCAGGAGTCTTAACGGTTGCCGGGTAACCGATGAGATATTACACCTGGTCCCAGACATGGACAACTTCAGGTTAACGCTGAGAGCTATCAAGCTGTGGGCCAAGTGCCACAATATCTACTCCAACATACTCGGCTTCCTGGGCGGCGTTTCCTGGGCCATGCTGGTGGCGAGAACCTGCCAGCTCTACCCGAATGCGGTAGCCTCCACTCTGGTGCGTAAATTTTTCTTGGTGTTTTCGGAATGGGAGTGGCCCAACCCAGTCCTGCTCAAAGAGCCGGAGGAGCGGAACCTGAACCTGCCGGTCTGGGACCCGAGAGTGAACCCCAGTGACCGCTACCACCTGATGCCAATCATCACCCCGGCGTACCCGCAGCAGAACTCCACCTACAACGTGTCCGTCTCCACCAGGAGGGTCATGGTGGAGGAGTTTAAACAAGGCCTCGCCATCACACACGAGATCCTGCTCAACAAGGCAGAGTGGTctaaactttttgaagctccAAGCTTCTTCCAGAAGTACAAGCACTACATCGTTCTTATAGCAAGTGCGCCGACGGAGAAGCAGCATCTGGAGTGGGTCGGCCTGGTGGAGTCCAAGATCCGGATCCTAGTCGGGAGCCTGGAGAAGAATGAGTTCATCACCCTGGCGCACGTGAACCCCCAGTCGTACCCGGCACCCAAAGAGAAGCCCGAGCAGGAGGAGTTCTGCACCATGTGGGTGATCGGGCTGGTGCTGAAGAGGCCCGAGAACTCCGAGGTGCTCAGCGTGGACCTCACCTACGACATCCAGTCGTTCACTGACACCGTGTATCGGCAGGCCATCAACAGCAAGATGTTTGAGATGGATATGAAAGTTGCTGCCATGCAtttgagaaagaaagagctcCAGGAGCTGCTCCCGAACCACGTATTTCAGAAAAAGAAGACCCACCCGGCAGAGGGCGTCACCCTGACAGCCACGAGTGATGATGGCAGTGTCGGGACAGACAGTGAAGACAGCGTGTCCACGCCCTTGCCCACTGGCCTCTTGACTGGCAGCTCCCAGGACACCAGCAGCCCCGCCCCGCCCATCCTGCCTGTGTCTCTGGCCAACGGGCAGACCCCCGAGGTTGTCCTGCCCCAGGGGAGTCCCGACGAGGACTCCGGGGCCGTGTCGGGGGAAGGCATTCCTCAGGTGGCCTCACAGCCTGCCGGATCTCCTCCACCAAAGCCCAGAGTCACACGGGTGGTTTCCTCACCGTGTCTGCTGAGCCATCCACCCATGCCTTCCGGAAATGCCGCGGCCGGCATCCCTAACCCTATTGTGGGAATCTAG